A single Iodidimonas sp. SYSU 1G8 DNA region contains:
- a CDS encoding RNA methyltransferase: protein MRGYFGIGVESGDKSGNLGNLMRTAHGFGASFLFTVGRDYNKDDTFSDTSRTDKEVPLYAFESVDTIMLPARCVLVGVELTEDAVDLPSFAHPRQAAYVLGRERGSLTPEMLARCAHVIRIPTSFCLNQATAGAVVMYDRMRMLGRWPARPVTMLGEPEPLLEHRYGEPISRLKPQAKQ, encoded by the coding sequence ATGCGCGGGTATTTCGGGATCGGGGTCGAGAGCGGCGACAAGTCTGGCAATCTGGGCAACCTGATGCGCACCGCGCATGGGTTCGGCGCCAGTTTCCTGTTCACGGTCGGGCGCGACTACAACAAGGACGACACCTTCTCCGACACCAGCCGCACCGACAAGGAAGTGCCGCTCTATGCCTTCGAGTCCGTCGATACCATCATGCTGCCGGCCCGCTGCGTGCTGGTCGGCGTCGAGCTGACCGAGGACGCGGTGGATCTACCCAGTTTCGCGCATCCGCGCCAGGCGGCCTATGTGCTGGGGCGCGAGCGCGGGTCGCTGACGCCCGAGATGCTGGCGCGCTGCGCCCATGTCATCCGCATCCCGACCAGCTTCTGCCTGAACCAGGCGACGGCGGGCGCGGTGGTGATGTATGACCGCATGCGCATGCTGGGCCGCTGGCCGGCGCGGCCGGTCACCATGCTCGGCGAGCCGGAACCATTGCTTGAGCATCGCTATGGCGAGCCTATCTCACGTCTGAAACCTCAGGCCAAACAGTAA
- a CDS encoding invasion associated locus B family protein, translated as MKTMLFVAGLLAAVALPAAAAQPKLLGTFQQWDAFSSGQGKAMVCYAITVPTHAKPVDVGHGAVYMMVSHKPAKQIRDEVRFGFGYALKPGSDVVASIASMKETLFVSGNDAWAYDAKGDARIVAAMKGGQSMMVKALSAKGNNTAYEYPLSGFSAAYSAAANACGVK; from the coding sequence ATGAAAACCATGTTGTTCGTGGCGGGCCTGCTGGCCGCCGTCGCCCTGCCCGCCGCCGCCGCGCAGCCCAAGCTGCTCGGCACCTTCCAGCAATGGGACGCCTTTTCGTCGGGCCAGGGCAAGGCGATGGTCTGCTATGCCATTACCGTGCCCACCCATGCCAAGCCGGTCGATGTGGGCCACGGCGCCGTCTACATGATGGTCTCGCACAAGCCCGCCAAACAGATCCGCGACGAGGTGCGCTTCGGCTTCGGCTATGCGCTCAAGCCGGGATCGGATGTGGTGGCCTCCATCGCCTCCATGAAGGAAACCCTGTTCGTGTCGGGCAACGATGCCTGGGCCTATGACGCCAAGGGCGATGCGCGCATCGTCGCGGCCATGAAGGGCGGCCAGAGCATGATGGTCAAGGCGCTGTCGGCCAAGGGCAACAACACGGCGTATGAATATCCCCTTTCCGGGTTCAGCGCGGCCTATAGCGCCGCCGCCAACGCCTGTGGTGTGAAATGA